In Cutaneotrichosporon cavernicola HIS019 DNA, chromosome: 1, one DNA window encodes the following:
- a CDS encoding uncharacterized protein (Major Facilitator Superfamily) codes for MSTPKETVAYNEHADVDIERDSKDVAPEPVTLTQEDNDRIRHKTDKRILSILIWIYFLQILDKSVLGLGNVWGLSQDTGLKGQDYSTIASINAIAQLAWQPFSSYLLVRVPARHLMTGMVLGWGIAATCMAAAHNFGGLLATRFLLGLFEAGCLPLFGMLTAQWYRRAEQPSRVAAWYSTNGLATIFGSFLSWALGHVKNEHVKAWQLIFIIVGVITVLSAPLVWFVLDSDIESARFLDEREKAQAYERLRANNTGTGSHEYKFSQVWEMFYDPKSWLWLFMSLLLNIGASVSNAFGPTLIAGFGFDKGTTSLLNIPFGALQFIAIIAASYAAQVWRLKGAVLAIFVIPVIIGLALLYTQSTSTGFKQAPALVGFYLISALYGGNPLIVTWMAANTAGQTKKSTIMSLYNAGSAAGNIIGPYLFQSKDKPQYRPGVKIVMGMFCALLAVIGLQVIVLGFLNKQRQRQRVANGKPEFIKDTSMSSKWEAQEEVQEEGAGVRLGQNALLDLTDFENDEMVYVY; via the coding sequence ATGTCTACACCAAAGGAGACAGTAGCGTACAACGAacacgccgacgtcgacatcgagcgcgacagCAAGGACGTGGCACCCGAGCCCGTCACCCTCACGCAAGAGGACAATGACCGGATCCGGCACAAGACGGATAAGCGAATCCTCTCGATCCTTATCTGGATCTACTTTCTGCAGATCCTCGACAAGTCTGTTCTTGGTCTCGGAAACGTCTGGGGCCTGAGCCAGGACACTGGTCTCAAAGGGCAGGACTATTCTACGATTGCGAGCATAAACGCCATCGCCCAACTCGCATGGCAGCCCTTCTCTTCCTATCTTCTCGTCCGCGTCCCGGCGCGACACCTCATGACTGGAATGGTGCTTGGATGGGGCATCGCAGCGACTTGTatggccgccgcgcacaatttcggcggcctcctcgcaACCCGATTCTTGCTCGGTCTGTTCGAGGCAGGATGCCTGCCGCTTTTCGGCATGCTCACTGCTCAATGGtaccgccgcgccgagcaACCGTCCCGCGTCGCTGCGTGGTACTCGACCAACGGTCTGGCCACCATTTTTGGATCGTTCCTCTCGTGGGCTCTGGGCCACGTCAAGAATGAACACGTCAAGGCTTGGCAACTCATCTTCATCATTGTCGGTGTTATTACCGTCCTCTCTGCTCCGCTTGTTTGGttcgtcctcgacagcgacaTTGAAAGTGCGCGtttcctcgacgagcgcgagaaggccCAAGCTTACGAACGCCTCCGCGCCAATAACACTGGTACCGGTTCGCACGAGTACAAGTTTTCGCAGGTATGGGAGATGTTCTACGACCCCAAATCGtggctctggctcttcATGAGTTTGCTACTTAACATTGGCGCCTCGGTTTCCAACGCTTTTGGACCGACTCTTATTGCCGGCTTTGGTTTCGACAAGGGCACCACATCTCTCCTCAACATTCCCTTTGGAGCGCTCCAATTCATTGCTATCATTGCCGCGTCGTACGCTGCCCAAGTCTGGCGCCTCAAGGGCGCCGTCTTGGCCATCTTTGTTATTCCGGTAATCATCGGCCTCGCACTCCTCTACACCCAATCCACCTCTACTGGATTCAAGCAGGCTCCCGCCCTCGTCGGTTTCTACCTCATTTCCGCCCTCTACGGCGGAAACCCCCTGATCGTAACTTGGATGGCGGCCAACACTGCCGGCCAAACCAAGAAATCGACCATCATGTCATTGTACAATGCCGGCTCGGCTGCGGGCAACATTATCGGCCCATACCTCTTCCAGAGCAAGGATAAGCCGCAGTACCGCCCCGGCGTCAAGATTGTCATGGGCATGTTCtgcgccctcctcgctgtTATTGGGCTCCAGGTTATTGTGCTTGGATTCCTCAACAAGCAGCGAcagcgccagcgcgtcgcTAATGGCAAACCCGAGTTCATCAAGGACacgtcgatgagctcgaaATGggaggcgcaggaggaggtccaggaggaaggcgcT